In a single window of the Lebetimonas sp. JH292 genome:
- a CDS encoding 3-methyladenine DNA glycosylase: protein MEFSNSYELLEELRKKELLKNKPKYWWPDAGTFEVVVGAVLTQNTKWENVEKALNQLKMKSELCSSGRFSSGRDGEWRIEEVASFEPSYLAELIKSAGFYNQKAKRLIALSRNILRDFGDFENFKENVTREWLLSQKGIGFETADSILCYACFKETMVMDAYTKRLLKKKGFEFESYDDMKEWFERGVEENWGKLAEIYENDLNLCYARFHGKIVEFMKNG, encoded by the coding sequence ATGGAATTTAGCAATTCATATGAACTGTTAGAAGAACTTAGAAAAAAAGAGCTGTTAAAAAATAAGCCAAAATACTGGTGGCCGGATGCCGGTACTTTTGAAGTGGTGGTAGGTGCTGTTTTAACGCAAAATACTAAATGGGAGAATGTTGAAAAAGCGTTAAATCAGTTAAAAATGAAAAGTGAGCTTTGCTCATCTGGCCGCTTTTCAAGCGGCCGTGATGGAGAATGGAGAATTGAAGAAGTGGCAAGTTTTGAGCCTTCTTATTTGGCTGAGCTTATTAAATCTGCCGGATTTTACAATCAAAAAGCAAAAAGACTGATAGCACTTTCAAGAAATATTTTAAGAGATTTTGGTGATTTTGAAAATTTTAAAGAAAATGTAACCCGTGAGTGGCTTTTAAGCCAAAAAGGAATAGGATTCGAAACGGCTGACAGTATATTATGCTATGCCTGTTTCAAAGAAACTATGGTTATGGATGCATACACAAAAAGACTCCTTAAGAAAAAAGGCTTTGAGTTTGAAAGTTATGATGATATGAAAGAGTGGTTTGAGAGGGGAGTGGAAGAAAACTGGGGTAAATTGGCTGAAATTTATGAAAACGATTTGAATTTGTGTTATGCAAGGTTTCATGGTAAAATAGTGGAGTTTATGAAAAATGGATAA
- a CDS encoding UDP-2,3-diacylglucosamine diphosphatase, whose translation MRIKEIDIKNGAVFIADSHYKKGDKSFLNFLNFLVKKNPPQVFFMGDIFHLLLPFEYLKKYNQEAIELINKLSKKTEVYYIYGNHDFCIDEFFPAVTFADAFTDIEKSVYLSHGDLDNESFFYKLYSMIIRNKITLNLIHIFSFNFVNNWLFKKFLNKKIKCQKIDLNLNIAKKYDYIIIGHYHISKSISSIKILPSFFCSGKYNIIQLDNKIKFKELNYGR comes from the coding sequence GTGAGAATAAAAGAGATTGATATAAAAAACGGGGCTGTTTTTATAGCCGATTCGCATTATAAAAAAGGTGATAAGAGTTTTTTAAATTTTTTAAATTTTTTAGTTAAAAAAAATCCTCCTCAGGTTTTTTTTATGGGGGATATTTTTCATCTTCTTTTGCCTTTTGAATATTTAAAAAAATATAATCAAGAAGCGATTGAACTTATTAATAAATTATCTAAAAAAACAGAAGTTTATTATATCTACGGAAATCACGATTTTTGTATTGATGAATTTTTTCCCGCGGTTACTTTTGCCGATGCGTTTACAGACATTGAAAAATCTGTTTATTTATCTCACGGGGATTTGGATAACGAAAGTTTTTTTTATAAATTGTATTCAATGATAATAAGAAATAAAATAACGCTTAATTTGATTCATATATTTAGTTTTAATTTTGTAAATAACTGGCTTTTTAAAAAATTTTTGAATAAGAAAATAAAATGTCAAAAAATAGATTTGAATTTAAATATTGCTAAAAAATATGATTATATAATCATAGGACATTATCATATTTCCAAAAGTATCTCTTCAATAAAGATTCTCCCGTCTTTTTTTTGCAGCGGAAAATATAATATAATACAATTAGATAACAAAATAAAATTTAAGGAATTAAATTATGGCCGATGA
- a CDS encoding DUF86 domain-containing protein yields the protein MDKSDTNKLLDFILESIRHIRFRFQPISCSDDFLKNEENLMRLDSISMRLQAIGEAIKNIYKKNDKLLLKVNDKEYWSKIIRTREILSHHYIDVDSEIIYEICANKLAELEKLIRKLKELND from the coding sequence ATGGATAAATCTGATACAAATAAACTTTTAGATTTTATTCTTGAGAGTATTAGGCATATTAGATTTAGATTTCAGCCTATTTCTTGTAGTGATGATTTTTTAAAAAATGAAGAAAATTTAATGAGATTAGACAGTATTTCTATGAGACTTCAAGCAATAGGAGAAGCAATTAAAAATATTTATAAAAAAAATGATAAGCTGTTATTAAAAGTAAATGATAAAGAATACTGGTCAAAAATTATTAGAACAAGAGAAATACTTTCACATCATTATATTGATGTTGATTCAGAAATAATTTATGAAATATGTGCTAATAAATTAGCTGAACTTGAAAAGTTAATAAGAAAATTAAAGGAACTAAATGATTAA
- a CDS encoding TIGR00282 family metallophosphoesterase — protein MNILFIGDIVGKPGRKTVKKYLPLIKETENIDYVIGNYENITHGFGITVKTYEEMKNAGIDIFTGGNHTFDKKKEALQLLSEGKILRPLNYFEAPGRWYYEDENIIVINAMGNFTMPYGKNPFIEIKNFVDNLKEEKFIFIDFHAEATAEKRTLFHLLKGKVGAIIGTHTHIGTDDLQINDGTCYLTDIGLSGCRDNVIGIKENAPIMNSLTGLKHNFDVPKKCKTIFQAVVINTDAKKSISAKKYKAFDDGELIVTQEAKVVSSEL, from the coding sequence ATGAATATACTTTTTATAGGTGATATTGTGGGAAAGCCGGGCAGAAAAACGGTAAAAAAATATCTGCCGCTTATAAAAGAAACAGAAAATATTGACTATGTAATAGGAAATTATGAAAATATTACCCATGGATTTGGAATTACAGTTAAAACATATGAAGAGATGAAAAATGCCGGAATTGATATTTTTACAGGCGGAAACCATACTTTTGATAAAAAAAAAGAAGCTTTGCAGCTGCTTAGCGAAGGTAAGATACTAAGACCTCTTAATTATTTTGAAGCTCCGGGCAGATGGTATTATGAAGATGAAAATATAATTGTAATTAATGCTATGGGAAATTTTACGATGCCTTATGGAAAAAATCCTTTTATTGAAATTAAAAATTTTGTAGATAATTTAAAAGAAGAAAAATTTATTTTTATAGATTTTCATGCAGAAGCTACTGCTGAAAAAAGAACTCTTTTTCATCTGCTAAAAGGAAAAGTTGGAGCGATTATCGGAACCCATACACATATAGGAACCGATGATTTACAAATAAATGATGGGACTTGCTATTTAACGGATATAGGGCTTAGCGGATGCAGGGATAATGTAATAGGCATAAAAGAAAACGCCCCTATTATGAACTCTCTCACAGGGCTTAAGCATAATTTTGACGTGCCTAAGAAATGCAAAACAATTTTTCAGGCGGTTGTTATTAATACGGATGCTAAAAAATCGATTTCAGCCAAAAAATATAAAGCTTTTGATGATGGAGAACTTATTGTAACACAGGAAGCGAAAGTAGTGAGTAGTGAGTTGTGA
- the speA gene encoding biosynthetic arginine decarboxylase — translation MDYGLNIWGENNFFIDNDRLRINYANQPALIDIVKDLEAQGIKGPILLRFPHLIRKQINSLYQNFNQAIKEFDYKGEFKAVFPLKVNQFPTFVKPLIKIAKNYNYGLEAGSKAELILAMTYNNKNYPITINGFKDREMIRLAFIAGFMGYNVTITIEGLNELNSILEVSREYKKVPVFIGIRIRLHTSGVGIWAKSGGYESKFGLNSTEIIEAVEILKKENLIDKIKMIHFHIGSQINDIGPLKKAIREAGNIYADLRKMGSVNLSAINIGGGLAIEYSQWEHKRDRNYSIREFSNDVIYLLKEIASKKNVPMPDIYTESGRFIASPSTVLIAPVIELFSQEYNEKALRLKEKNPDLIEELLDLFKLINETNYIEYFHDALDHFESLLTLFDLGIIDLTDRSNAEILVNLIIKKAIVFATYRGFKNKELKAINEKIQEKYLANFSIFQSLPDFWGLKQRFPLMPITKLNINPNRSATIWDITCDSDGEIPFNKETPLYLHDVDLNKENYYLAFFLVGAYQEILGMKHNLFSYTNEAVITFDENGNYKIDFLERTQKIRDILIDLDYEIDEIEHLLKSKIKKSSLNKEEQKELLGELFILLNDTVYLKD, via the coding sequence ATGGATTACGGCCTAAATATTTGGGGTGAAAATAATTTTTTTATAGACAATGACAGACTGAGAATAAATTATGCAAACCAGCCGGCACTTATTGATATAGTAAAAGACCTTGAAGCTCAGGGTATAAAAGGCCCTATTTTACTTCGTTTTCCGCATTTAATAAGAAAACAGATAAATTCACTTTACCAAAATTTCAATCAGGCCATAAAAGAATTTGATTACAAAGGTGAATTTAAAGCTGTATTTCCCCTAAAAGTCAATCAGTTTCCTACATTTGTAAAACCTTTAATTAAAATAGCCAAAAATTATAATTACGGCCTTGAAGCCGGAAGTAAGGCGGAGCTTATTCTGGCAATGACTTACAATAATAAAAATTATCCCATTACCATAAACGGTTTTAAAGACAGAGAAATGATACGCCTTGCGTTTATTGCCGGATTTATGGGTTATAACGTAACTATTACCATAGAAGGGCTTAACGAGCTCAATTCCATTTTGGAAGTAAGCCGTGAATATAAAAAAGTACCGGTATTTATAGGAATCAGAATAAGGCTTCATACAAGCGGAGTGGGAATATGGGCAAAATCAGGGGGATATGAATCAAAATTCGGGCTTAATTCCACTGAAATTATTGAAGCTGTTGAAATACTGAAAAAAGAAAATCTTATCGACAAAATTAAAATGATTCATTTTCATATAGGAAGCCAGATAAATGACATAGGACCCCTTAAAAAGGCAATAAGGGAAGCCGGAAATATTTATGCAGACCTCAGAAAAATGGGCTCAGTTAATTTAAGCGCCATTAATATAGGCGGAGGTTTGGCAATAGAATATTCCCAGTGGGAACATAAAAGGGACAGAAATTATTCCATCAGAGAATTCAGCAATGATGTAATATATCTGTTAAAAGAAATTGCTTCTAAAAAAAATGTCCCTATGCCGGACATTTATACAGAAAGCGGCCGCTTTATCGCTTCCCCCTCAACTGTGCTTATAGCGCCTGTAATTGAACTTTTTTCCCAGGAGTATAATGAAAAAGCCCTTAGACTCAAAGAAAAAAATCCGGATTTGATTGAAGAACTTCTCGATTTATTCAAACTGATAAATGAAACTAATTATATAGAATATTTTCATGATGCACTTGATCATTTTGAAAGCCTCTTAACACTCTTTGATTTGGGAATAATAGATTTAACAGACAGAAGCAATGCGGAAATTCTGGTTAATTTAATAATAAAAAAAGCAATTGTTTTTGCGACATACAGGGGATTTAAAAATAAAGAATTAAAAGCGATAAATGAAAAAATACAGGAAAAATATTTAGCAAACTTTTCCATTTTTCAAAGCCTTCCGGATTTTTGGGGATTAAAACAGCGCTTTCCTTTAATGCCTATAACAAAACTTAATATAAATCCAAACAGAAGTGCCACAATTTGGGATATCACCTGCGACAGTGACGGTGAAATACCTTTTAATAAAGAAACGCCTCTTTATCTGCATGATGTAGATTTAAACAAAGAAAATTATTATCTTGCATTCTTTTTGGTTGGAGCTTATCAGGAAATTTTAGGAATGAAACATAATCTGTTCAGCTATACCAACGAAGCGGTTATAACTTTTGATGAAAACGGAAATTACAAAATAGATTTTCTTGAAAGAACTCAAAAAATAAGGGATATTTTAATAGATTTGGATTATGAAATAGATGAAATAGAGCATCTGTTAAAAAGCAAAATTAAAAAAAGCAGTTTAAACAAAGAAGAGCAAAAAGAACTTTTAGGAGAGCTTTTTATTTTATTAAACGATACGGTTTATTTAAAAGATTAA
- a CDS encoding chemotaxis protein, with the protein MADDKILKAGSNELELVDFRIFKKDADGKIYEGIYGINVAKVREIIKMPELTELPGSEDFVEGIFDLRGVVVPVVNLAKWMGIKEPNENEAPIKKRVIIAEFNNMLIGFIVHDAKRIRRISWADIEPASFGVGQGKLDKSKITGITKLENGEIMLILDLESIVEEMGLFEANLEFETDKIEKFSGLVLLVDDSLTARKMEKEALEKMGFDVIEAKNGEEGLEKLEELYSVYGDNLKEKLKLILSDVEMPKMDGYHMAAKIHNDSRFKNIPLIFSSSISDAFSDERGKAVGAEGYLVKFDPSKFYKSIADVLKNSNKE; encoded by the coding sequence ATGGCCGATGACAAAATATTAAAAGCCGGCTCAAACGAACTGGAGCTTGTCGATTTCAGGATTTTTAAAAAAGATGCAGACGGTAAAATATATGAAGGGATTTACGGTATAAATGTGGCAAAAGTCAGAGAAATAATTAAAATGCCCGAACTTACCGAATTACCTGGCAGTGAAGATTTTGTTGAGGGAATTTTTGATTTGAGGGGAGTGGTCGTCCCTGTAGTCAATCTTGCCAAATGGATGGGGATAAAAGAGCCTAATGAAAACGAAGCTCCTATAAAAAAAAGGGTAATTATTGCCGAATTTAACAATATGCTTATAGGCTTTATTGTCCATGATGCAAAAAGGATAAGAAGAATTTCATGGGCGGATATAGAACCTGCAAGTTTTGGAGTCGGGCAGGGAAAACTTGATAAAAGTAAAATAACAGGAATTACAAAACTTGAAAACGGTGAAATAATGCTTATTTTGGATTTGGAAAGCATTGTTGAAGAAATGGGGCTTTTTGAAGCAAATCTGGAATTTGAAACAGATAAAATAGAAAAATTTTCCGGTCTTGTGCTTTTAGTAGACGATTCTCTTACCGCAAGAAAAATGGAAAAAGAAGCATTGGAAAAAATGGGATTTGATGTTATTGAAGCTAAAAACGGAGAGGAAGGGCTTGAAAAATTAGAAGAGCTTTATTCTGTATACGGCGATAATTTAAAAGAAAAATTAAAACTTATTTTAAGTGATGTTGAAATGCCGAAAATGGACGGGTATCATATGGCTGCTAAAATTCATAACGATTCAAGATTTAAAAATATCCCTTTAATATTCTCTTCTTCAATTTCGGACGCATTTTCAGACGAGAGGGGGAAAGCCGTCGGTGCTGAAGGCTATCTTGTCAAATTCGATCCGAGTAAATTTTATAAATCTATAGCAGATGTGCTTAAAAATTCAAATAAGGAATAA
- the hisS gene encoding histidine--tRNA ligase, whose protein sequence is MIKALRGMKDIIEDKRFLKIYDTAREVAESYGYGYIETPILEETGLFKRSVGESSDIVNKEMYEFKDRGGNDVCLRPEGTAGVVRSFIEHKFDRVQTPKRFWYFGPMFRYERPQKGRLREFHQFGIESFGESSVYEDVLIIAVAADIFKKLNIDFTLKINSLGCEKCMPEYKNKLVSFLEKNKDKLCEDCQRRINQNPIRTLDCKNSSCQAILKNAPKITDNLCENCLSDFEKLKEGLNALKIPFEIDKHLVRGLDYYTKTTFEFISNSIGAQSAICGGGRYDRLVEMLGGKPTPGVGFAIGIERIMDLIYINSERNGIYMGALIQEALPFILKKANELRREEKVFAEVKIKSLKAHLKAADKGNYKKALIVGEDELKSGKFFEKEL, encoded by the coding sequence ATGATTAAAGCTCTAAGAGGCATGAAAGATATTATCGAAGATAAAAGATTTTTAAAAATTTACGACACAGCAAGAGAAGTCGCCGAAAGTTACGGATACGGATATATAGAAACGCCTATTTTGGAAGAAACCGGACTTTTTAAAAGAAGTGTCGGGGAAAGCAGTGATATTGTAAACAAAGAAATGTACGAGTTTAAAGACAGGGGCGGAAATGATGTATGTCTCCGTCCCGAAGGCACCGCAGGGGTTGTAAGAAGTTTTATCGAGCATAAATTTGACAGAGTGCAAACTCCTAAAAGATTTTGGTATTTCGGCCCTATGTTTAGATACGAAAGGCCCCAAAAAGGAAGACTCAGAGAATTTCACCAGTTCGGAATCGAAAGTTTCGGAGAATCAAGCGTATACGAAGATGTTTTAATAATCGCCGTTGCAGCCGATATTTTTAAAAAATTAAACATCGATTTTACATTAAAAATAAATTCTCTTGGCTGTGAAAAATGCATGCCTGAATATAAAAACAAATTAGTTTCATTTCTTGAAAAAAACAAAGACAAATTATGCGAAGACTGCCAAAGAAGAATAAACCAAAATCCGATTCGTACACTTGATTGTAAAAACTCTTCATGCCAGGCGATTTTAAAAAACGCTCCGAAAATTACAGACAATCTGTGCGAAAACTGTTTGAGTGATTTTGAAAAATTAAAAGAAGGGCTAAACGCTTTAAAAATACCTTTTGAAATAGATAAACACTTAGTAAGAGGTCTTGATTATTACACAAAAACAACATTTGAATTTATAAGTAACAGTATCGGTGCTCAAAGTGCAATTTGCGGCGGCGGAAGATATGACAGACTGGTTGAAATGCTTGGAGGAAAACCGACTCCCGGTGTCGGATTTGCGATAGGAATTGAAAGGATTATGGATTTGATTTATATAAACAGCGAAAGAAACGGTATCTATATGGGTGCATTAATTCAGGAGGCTCTCCCTTTTATATTAAAAAAAGCAAACGAACTTAGAAGAGAAGAAAAAGTATTTGCAGAAGTTAAAATAAAATCACTTAAAGCGCATTTAAAAGCTGCGGATAAAGGAAACTATAAAAAAGCCCTGATTGTGGGGGAAGACGAATTAAAAAGCGGAAAATTTTTTGAAAAAGAACTATAA
- a CDS encoding nucleotidyltransferase family protein encodes MDNAELSKEYILRKLDKIKPVLRKKYSVKKIGIFGSFANENFRKDSDIDFYVEFEEKNFDNVTGVLLFLEKFFKKKIDIVYPHKNAKFLENIKKEVIYG; translated from the coding sequence ATGGATAATGCGGAATTAAGTAAAGAATATATTTTAAGAAAGCTTGATAAAATTAAACCTGTTTTAAGAAAGAAATATTCAGTAAAAAAAATAGGTATTTTTGGAAGTTTTGCAAATGAAAATTTTAGAAAAGATAGTGATATAGATTTTTATGTTGAATTTGAAGAAAAAAACTTTGATAATGTAACTGGAGTTCTTTTGTTTTTAGAAAAGTTTTTCAAAAAAAAGATTGATATAGTTTATCCTCATAAAAACGCTAAATTTTTAGAAAATATTAAAAAAGAAGTAATTTATGGATAA
- the dut gene encoding dUTP diphosphatase, which translates to MVLKVKKLSNEAIIPEYKSEEAAGFDLHSVEDIIIKPGERRLIKTALAFEIERGYEIQIRPRSGLAFKHGITVLNTPGTIDSDYRGEIKVLLINLGNEDFEIKKGERIAQAVVAPVIQARFIEVGELSETKRGSGGFGSTGK; encoded by the coding sequence ATGGTTTTAAAAGTTAAGAAATTGAGTAATGAAGCAATAATTCCTGAATACAAAAGCGAAGAGGCAGCCGGATTTGATTTGCATTCTGTTGAAGATATTATAATAAAGCCTGGAGAGAGAAGATTAATAAAAACCGCTCTGGCGTTTGAAATAGAAAGAGGATATGAAATTCAAATCAGGCCAAGAAGCGGTCTTGCTTTTAAACACGGAATTACTGTTTTAAATACACCAGGGACAATTGATTCTGATTACAGAGGAGAGATTAAAGTACTTCTTATAAATTTAGGTAATGAGGATTTTGAAATAAAAAAGGGTGAGAGAATTGCTCAGGCTGTAGTTGCCCCTGTGATTCAGGCAAGATTTATTGAAGTTGGAGAGCTTAGTGAAACGAAAAGAGGCAGTGGCGGATTTGGAAGCACGGGAAAATAA
- a CDS encoding response regulator: MDDIQELLEDFLIEAFEMIEEMDQDLIELENNPDDLDLLNKIFRVAHTIKGSSGFLNFEKLAHLTHHMEAVLDKARKGELKITPDIMDVILESVDLMKAILEYIRDNGDDSSPEIDIDEVVKKLDAIANGKSLGGENSENVSSESSENGKNEKKEGNAVGNINLDEITLENADELDLDSLSPEELDAVLEHLVKLRNSEGNKEEKTEEKKEEKNIPAQKQETKPAKAQESKPSVSKKKEIKKISTAEQTIRVDVKRLDQLMNLIGELVLAKNRLIKIYNDVEERYEGEKFLEELNQVVSSISIVTTDLQIAVMKTRMLPIGKVFNKFPRLVRDLSRELGKKVRLIIEGEETELDKSIIEEIGDPLVHMIRNSIDHGIEEPEKRKAKGKPEEGTVWLKAYNEGNMIVIEIKDDGAGMDPDALKQKAIEKGLITSQEAENMSDKEAFMLIFKPGFSTAAKVTSVSGRGVGMDVVKTNIEKLNGIIEVDSIPGKGTTFKLKIPLTLAIIQALLVASQEELFAVPLSNVIETVRIVEEDIYTIEGKSVLKLRDEILPLVNMADVFKIEKVLEPDKYLYVVILGLGATKIGLIVDSFIGQEEIVIKSLGEFLKGIPGIAGATIRGDGKVTLILDVGSLMKLAKETHNRVNATAAIGQSKKKKEKPEDYVVMIIDDSPMDRKIMKQSLEPLGVQVIEAKDGMEALEKLKKNDIDAMLIDIEMPRMDGYTLAQEIRKYNKYRKLPLIAVTSRTTKSDRVRGVEVGMNEYITKPYTPEYLQNVVRRNLGL; the protein is encoded by the coding sequence ATGGATGATATTCAGGAATTATTGGAAGATTTTTTAATAGAAGCTTTCGAAATGATAGAAGAGATGGACCAGGATTTGATTGAGCTTGAAAATAATCCGGATGATTTGGATTTACTTAATAAAATATTCAGGGTTGCCCATACCATTAAAGGAAGCAGCGGTTTTTTAAATTTTGAAAAATTAGCTCATTTAACCCATCATATGGAAGCTGTTCTTGATAAGGCGAGAAAAGGGGAACTTAAGATAACGCCGGATATTATGGATGTTATTTTGGAATCAGTTGATTTGATGAAAGCAATTCTTGAATATATAAGGGACAACGGGGATGACAGTTCACCTGAAATAGATATTGACGAAGTGGTTAAAAAACTTGATGCAATTGCAAATGGAAAAAGTTTAGGCGGTGAAAACAGTGAAAATGTAAGTAGTGAAAGCAGTGAAAATGGTAAAAATGAAAAAAAAGAAGGAAATGCTGTAGGTAATATTAATCTGGACGAAATTACACTTGAAAATGCGGATGAACTTGATTTGGATTCTCTCTCTCCGGAAGAGCTTGACGCAGTGTTAGAGCATTTGGTGAAACTTAGAAACTCTGAAGGAAATAAAGAAGAAAAAACCGAAGAAAAAAAAGAGGAAAAAAATATTCCGGCTCAAAAACAAGAAACAAAACCTGCAAAAGCGCAGGAGAGTAAACCTTCGGTTTCAAAGAAAAAAGAGATTAAAAAAATTTCTACTGCCGAGCAGACAATCAGAGTTGATGTAAAAAGGCTTGACCAGCTTATGAATTTAATCGGAGAACTTGTTTTAGCAAAAAACAGGCTTATTAAAATTTATAACGACGTGGAAGAAAGATATGAAGGCGAAAAATTTTTAGAAGAACTTAATCAAGTGGTCTCAAGTATATCAATTGTTACAACCGATTTACAAATAGCAGTTATGAAGACAAGAATGCTTCCTATTGGAAAAGTGTTTAATAAATTTCCCCGCCTGGTAAGAGACCTTTCCCGTGAGCTTGGTAAAAAAGTGAGGTTAATTATTGAAGGTGAAGAAACAGAGCTTGATAAATCCATTATAGAAGAAATCGGTGACCCTCTGGTGCATATGATTAGAAATTCCATTGACCATGGAATTGAAGAGCCTGAAAAAAGAAAAGCAAAAGGAAAACCCGAAGAAGGCACAGTTTGGCTTAAAGCATATAACGAAGGTAATATGATTGTAATTGAAATAAAAGATGACGGTGCCGGAATGGACCCTGATGCTTTAAAACAAAAAGCTATAGAAAAAGGGCTTATTACTTCCCAGGAAGCTGAAAATATGAGCGATAAAGAAGCGTTTATGCTTATTTTTAAACCCGGCTTTTCAACTGCTGCTAAAGTTACATCAGTTTCCGGCCGCGGTGTGGGAATGGATGTTGTAAAAACAAATATTGAAAAATTAAACGGTATTATAGAAGTGGATTCAATCCCAGGTAAAGGCACAACCTTTAAACTTAAAATTCCTCTAACCCTTGCTATTATTCAGGCATTGCTGGTAGCCAGTCAGGAAGAGCTTTTCGCCGTACCTCTTTCAAATGTAATCGAAACCGTTAGAATTGTCGAAGAAGATATTTATACAATTGAAGGAAAAAGTGTATTGAAACTGCGAGATGAAATACTGCCTCTTGTTAATATGGCTGATGTTTTTAAAATAGAAAAAGTTCTTGAACCGGATAAATATTTATATGTGGTAATTTTGGGTCTTGGAGCGACAAAAATAGGTTTGATAGTTGACAGTTTTATTGGCCAGGAAGAAATAGTTATTAAATCACTGGGGGAATTTTTAAAAGGAATTCCGGGAATTGCAGGTGCGACAATCAGAGGTGACGGCAAGGTTACATTGATTCTTGATGTGGGCAGTTTAATGAAACTTGCAAAAGAAACACATAACAGGGTTAATGCCACAGCGGCTATCGGTCAAAGTAAAAAGAAAAAAGAAAAACCCGAAGATTATGTTGTAATGATAATAGATGATTCACCGATGGACAGAAAAATAATGAAACAATCACTTGAGCCTCTCGGAGTACAGGTTATAGAAGCCAAAGACGGTATGGAAGCTCTTGAAAAACTCAAAAAAAACGATATCGATGCTATGCTTATAGATATAGAAATGCCGAGAATGGACGGATATACACTGGCTCAGGAAATCAGAAAATACAATAAATACAGAAAACTGCCTTTAATAGCGGTGACAAGCAGAACTACAAAATCGGACAGGGTCAGAGGGGTTGAGGTGGGAATGAATGAATATATCACCAAACCGTACACACCGGAATATTTGCAAAATGTAGTTAGAAGAAATTTGGGATTATAA
- a CDS encoding M48 family metallopeptidase, with product MDKLFFNGVEIKYKIIKKPIKHIYLRIYDSHVEVSANRFVSNDFVKKFILKYADHIIEKQKNVNYYYLFGKKYIKNGIDEKEIYKNKLPEVILPIVYKYANKMNLHPAKISFRFNKTRWGSCSYKNSVSFNYFLAKLPIELIEYVVVHELAHIKHKNHGRNFWTLVEKYLPGVKIRRKNLRKFEKII from the coding sequence ATGGATAAACTTTTTTTTAACGGGGTTGAAATAAAATATAAAATAATAAAAAAGCCTATAAAGCATATTTATTTAAGAATTTATGATTCTCATGTGGAGGTTAGTGCAAACAGATTTGTGTCAAATGATTTTGTAAAAAAGTTCATTTTAAAGTATGCCGACCACATAATTGAAAAACAAAAAAATGTGAATTATTATTATCTTTTTGGAAAAAAATATATAAAAAACGGAATTGACGAAAAAGAAATCTATAAAAATAAACTGCCTGAAGTTATCTTGCCGATTGTTTATAAGTATGCTAATAAAATGAATCTGCATCCTGCTAAAATATCTTTTAGATTCAATAAAACAAGATGGGGAAGCTGCAGTTATAAAAATTCCGTCAGTTTTAATTATTTTCTTGCAAAACTTCCTATAGAGCTGATTGAATATGTTGTTGTGCATGAACTAGCCCATATTAAACATAAAAATCACGGCAGGAATTTTTGGACTTTGGTTGAAAAGTATCTGCCGGGCGTCAAAATCAGACGTAAAAATTTGAGAAAATTTGAAAAAATAATTTAA
- a CDS encoding chemotaxis protein CheW — translation MGRLNEILKQQKKALGSGEEKNVLDDYIQVVGFIVGEEEFAVPILSIQEIIKPIEWTKVPFTPPYVLGVFNLRGNVLPLIDLRIKFNTAAEPEIDPDATRFIVMKIKNEDVAFIIDRLTSALRIPKKNIAPPPSTYENDDEIIEGIGRMDDGRIVTILKVDNLVKKEEIVGNNG, via the coding sequence ATGGGCAGATTAAACGAAATATTAAAACAGCAGAAAAAAGCTTTAGGGAGCGGTGAAGAAAAAAATGTATTGGATGATTATATTCAGGTTGTGGGATTTATAGTGGGAGAAGAGGAATTTGCAGTACCTATTTTATCCATTCAGGAAATTATCAAACCTATAGAATGGACCAAAGTCCCTTTTACTCCCCCTTATGTTTTAGGGGTGTTTAATTTAAGAGGCAATGTTTTGCCTCTGATAGATTTGAGAATAAAATTCAATACCGCCGCTGAGCCGGAAATAGATCCGGATGCCACAAGATTTATTGTAATGAAAATAAAAAACGAAGATGTCGCTTTTATAATAGACAGGCTTACCTCAGCCCTGAGAATTCCCAAAAAAAATATTGCGCCGCCTCCGAGCACCTATGAAAATGATGATGAAATCATAGAAGGTATCGGCAGAATGGATGACGGAAGAATTGTTACAATATTAAAAGTTGATAATTTAGTAAAAAAAGAGGAAATAGTGGGAAATAACGGTTAA